A genome region from Nocardioides cynanchi includes the following:
- a CDS encoding YrdB family protein, with protein sequence MTGFAWVVLGLVFLDELAAMAAYGVWGWQVADPRLLWVVVLPLAAMTAWWLFASPKARYGERGRREVVKVLVFGLASLALWDAGHHGWALALLVFSVVVNAVALHPRISEVAAQT encoded by the coding sequence GTGACCGGGTTCGCCTGGGTGGTGCTGGGCCTCGTCTTCCTCGACGAGCTGGCAGCGATGGCGGCGTACGGCGTCTGGGGCTGGCAGGTGGCCGACCCCCGGTTGCTCTGGGTCGTGGTCCTCCCGCTGGCGGCGATGACGGCCTGGTGGCTCTTCGCCTCACCCAAGGCGAGGTACGGCGAGCGCGGACGCCGCGAGGTGGTCAAGGTGCTGGTCTTCGGCCTGGCCTCGCTGGCCCTGTGGGACGCCGGGCACCACGGCTGGGCGCTGGCCCTGCTGGTGTTCTCCGTCGTGGTCAACGCCGTCGCGCTCCATCCGCGGATCAGCGAGGTCGCTGCGCAGACCTGA
- a CDS encoding Fpg/Nei family DNA glycosylase — MPEGHTLHRLASSLSETFADRSLRVSSPQGRFAGEAAQLDGARLVTAESAGKHLFLDFEADRVVHVHLGLIGAFEVHRDVPEVPEPVGQVRLRLVHAPVPPGAGHPSYADLRGATQCDLVTSSRRDEIVAKLGPDPLRPDADPQRAWLRISRSPRAIGDLLMDQAVLAGVGNVYRAEMLFRHRTHPLRPGRTLRVGQWRAMWADLVDLMAEGVRTGRIDTVRPEHTPEAMGRAPRVDDHGGEVYVYRRTGQPCLVCGTTVRTDVLVGRNIFWCPQCQRRFRSRALQ; from the coding sequence ATGCCTGAGGGTCACACCCTGCACCGGCTCGCCAGCTCGCTGTCGGAGACCTTCGCCGACCGCTCGCTGCGCGTCAGCAGCCCGCAGGGACGGTTCGCCGGAGAGGCCGCCCAGCTCGACGGGGCACGCCTGGTCACCGCCGAGTCGGCGGGGAAGCACCTGTTCCTCGACTTCGAGGCCGATCGGGTCGTGCACGTGCACCTGGGCCTGATCGGGGCGTTCGAGGTGCACCGCGACGTGCCCGAGGTCCCCGAGCCGGTCGGGCAGGTGCGGCTCCGGCTGGTGCACGCGCCGGTCCCGCCCGGCGCCGGCCACCCGTCGTACGCCGACCTGCGCGGAGCCACGCAGTGCGACCTGGTGACGAGCAGCCGCCGCGACGAGATCGTCGCGAAGCTCGGGCCCGACCCCCTGCGTCCGGACGCCGACCCGCAGCGGGCCTGGCTGCGGATCTCCCGGAGCCCGCGGGCGATCGGCGACCTGCTGATGGACCAGGCGGTCCTGGCCGGCGTGGGCAACGTCTACCGCGCCGAAATGCTCTTCCGGCACCGCACCCACCCGCTGCGTCCCGGCCGGACGCTGCGCGTGGGGCAGTGGCGGGCGATGTGGGCCGACCTGGTCGACCTGATGGCCGAGGGAGTGCGCACCGGCCGGATCGACACGGTGCGGCCCGAGCACACCCCGGAGGCGATGGGCAGGGCACCGCGGGTCGACGACCACGGCGGCGAGGTCTACGTCTACCGCCGCACCGGTCAGCCGTGCCTGGTCTGCGGTACGACGGTCCGCACCGACGTCCTGGTCGGTCGCAACATCTTCTGGTGCCCCCAATGCCAGCGCCGGTTCCGCTCGCGCGCTCTACAGTGA
- a CDS encoding disulfide bond formation protein DsbA: MTDSADFWFDPLCPFAWITSRWMLEVEQVRDVSVRWRVMSLYFLNKDRDLSEDYQARIARGLPIGRVLIATEQTVGPDALGPLYTAFGARIHHEKQELGRELVEAALADAGLPATLVEAMDDPSYDDALRASHQEAMDRVGDDVGTPTIAFNDSSFFGPVLSKIPRGEDAGRIWDGTIALAAFPYFFEIKRTRVGELDFS; this comes from the coding sequence ATGACTGACTCGGCTGACTTCTGGTTCGACCCCCTCTGCCCCTTCGCCTGGATCACCTCCCGCTGGATGCTCGAGGTCGAGCAGGTGCGCGACGTGAGCGTCAGGTGGCGGGTGATGAGCCTGTACTTCCTGAACAAGGACCGCGACCTCTCCGAGGACTACCAGGCGCGGATCGCCCGCGGCCTCCCGATCGGCCGGGTGCTGATCGCGACCGAGCAGACGGTCGGCCCCGACGCGCTGGGCCCGCTCTACACGGCGTTCGGCGCGCGCATCCACCACGAGAAGCAGGAGCTCGGCCGCGAGCTCGTCGAGGCGGCCCTCGCCGACGCCGGGCTGCCGGCCACCCTCGTGGAGGCGATGGACGACCCGTCGTACGACGACGCTCTGCGTGCGTCGCACCAAGAGGCCATGGACCGCGTCGGCGACGACGTCGGCACGCCGACCATCGCCTTCAACGACTCGTCGTTCTTCGGCCCCGTGCTGTCGAAGATCCCGCGCGGCGAGGACGCCGGGCGGATCTGGGACGGCACGATCGCGCTGGCCGCCTTCCCGTACTTCTTCGAGATCAAGCGCACCCGCGTCGGCGAGCTCGACTTCAGCTGA
- a CDS encoding GNAT family N-acetyltransferase, which translates to MADLEIRVVRATDPDRYLASDLLIWFSEPVSDETAEALLLGVPEHQRFVVELPDADVDPRFHPGVYGVRPMQLSVPDGTGAGRLLPVAGLTWVGVHPDHRRRGLLTAMMRHHVEQTRSEGVHVSVLHASEPGIYGRHGYGLASLELSVDLGRGTTFVAPHLEDEAAALVTRMTSMSDEGMAERRRACELAVAPSCVGAIVGEPGFFADLTHVVPEDVRDKEVPRLLFAMQDGRDVGYALFRRTHKWDNARPGAVVDVHAHHATPAAHLALMRRLVDLDLAGTIKVTGVAQDDPMLSWIAGPRATGNLNTYDSLWVRLVDLPEALAARGYEADCDVVVEVADESAPWNAGRWRIRVEQGAAEATRTEDDAEVSLSIAALGAAYLGGGNLAAMRRAGLVAEHRPGAVSDLWRAFRTDVPPYASRGF; encoded by the coding sequence ATGGCCGACCTCGAGATCCGCGTCGTGCGCGCGACCGACCCCGACCGCTACCTGGCCTCCGACCTGCTGATCTGGTTCTCCGAGCCGGTCAGCGACGAGACGGCCGAAGCGCTGCTGCTCGGGGTCCCGGAGCACCAGCGGTTCGTCGTCGAGCTCCCCGACGCGGATGTCGACCCACGGTTCCACCCCGGCGTCTACGGGGTCCGCCCCATGCAGCTCTCCGTACCCGACGGCACCGGCGCCGGACGTCTCCTGCCGGTGGCGGGCCTCACCTGGGTGGGTGTCCATCCGGACCACCGGCGTCGCGGGCTGCTGACCGCGATGATGCGCCACCACGTCGAGCAGACCCGGAGCGAGGGCGTCCACGTCTCGGTCCTGCATGCGAGCGAGCCGGGCATCTACGGCCGGCACGGCTACGGCCTGGCGTCCCTCGAGCTCTCCGTCGACCTCGGCCGCGGTACGACGTTCGTCGCACCGCACCTGGAGGACGAGGCCGCCGCCCTGGTCACCCGGATGACGAGCATGAGCGACGAGGGGATGGCGGAGCGCCGACGGGCCTGCGAGCTGGCGGTCGCCCCGTCGTGCGTCGGGGCCATCGTCGGCGAGCCGGGGTTCTTCGCCGACCTCACCCACGTCGTACCCGAGGACGTGCGTGACAAGGAGGTGCCGCGCCTCCTCTTCGCGATGCAGGACGGTCGGGACGTCGGCTACGCGTTGTTCCGGCGCACCCACAAGTGGGACAACGCCCGTCCGGGCGCCGTGGTGGACGTGCACGCCCACCACGCGACTCCGGCGGCACACCTCGCCCTGATGCGACGGTTGGTGGACCTCGACCTCGCCGGCACGATCAAGGTGACCGGCGTCGCCCAGGACGACCCGATGCTCTCGTGGATCGCCGGTCCACGGGCCACCGGGAACCTCAACACCTACGACAGCCTGTGGGTGCGGCTGGTCGACCTCCCGGAGGCCCTGGCCGCCCGCGGCTACGAGGCCGACTGCGACGTCGTGGTCGAGGTGGCCGACGAGTCGGCGCCGTGGAACGCAGGCCGCTGGCGGATCAGGGTCGAGCAGGGTGCCGCCGAGGCGACCCGGACCGAGGACGACGCGGAGGTGTCGCTGTCGATCGCCGCCCTCGGCGCGGCGTACCTCGGTGGCGGCAACCTGGCCGCGATGCGACGGGCCGGGCTGGTCGCCGAGCACCGCCCCGGCGCCGTCAGCGACCTGTGGCGCGCCTTCCGTACCGACGTCCCGCCGTACGCCTCGCGCGGCTTCTGA
- a CDS encoding PP2C family protein-serine/threonine phosphatase: protein MTPPLTGRLPAARSRRRWRQLTSGSQPDRLTLIALFVLSTLVGVAMQIFPNVVAITTITVPLVMGSLFLGPRPLPWFVVYQLVLLTLALPKVPQFTPRTTSAVVVIFLIALLIMLTSFRRSRLGIAGSMGESMLAELSDRIQGQGVLPELPRPWHAESVIRSSGGSRFAGDFFVVGDTETGRLDVAVVDVSGKGDRAGSRALLLAGAMGGLVTAVEPAEFLDATNVYLLNHPWQDGFATAVHLSLDLRTGAFRIWTAGHPPALHWRAGAGRWKPLDSEGPMLGLIPDGDFVCSDGVLRPGDALMLYTDGMVETRTDDIGIGIDRLIGQADRQLRSNFTGGAAKLVDSTGSRGDDRALLLVWRD, encoded by the coding sequence ATGACTCCACCCCTCACCGGACGTCTTCCCGCCGCCAGGTCGCGGCGGCGCTGGCGCCAGCTGACCTCGGGCTCCCAGCCCGATCGGCTGACGCTGATCGCCCTGTTCGTGCTGTCCACCCTGGTCGGGGTGGCGATGCAGATCTTCCCCAACGTCGTGGCCATCACCACGATCACGGTGCCGCTGGTGATGGGCAGCCTGTTCCTGGGTCCGCGGCCGCTGCCGTGGTTCGTGGTCTACCAGCTGGTGCTGCTCACGCTGGCGCTGCCCAAGGTGCCCCAGTTCACCCCGCGGACGACGTCGGCGGTGGTGGTGATCTTCCTGATCGCCCTGCTGATCATGCTCACGTCGTTCCGTCGCTCGCGGCTGGGCATCGCCGGGAGCATGGGCGAGTCGATGCTGGCCGAGCTCAGCGACCGGATCCAGGGCCAGGGGGTGCTCCCCGAGCTGCCCCGACCCTGGCACGCCGAGTCGGTGATCCGGTCCTCGGGTGGCTCGCGCTTCGCCGGTGACTTCTTCGTGGTCGGCGACACCGAGACCGGGCGTCTCGACGTGGCCGTGGTCGACGTCTCCGGGAAGGGCGACCGGGCGGGCAGCCGGGCGCTGCTCCTGGCCGGTGCCATGGGCGGCCTGGTCACCGCGGTCGAGCCCGCCGAGTTCCTCGACGCCACCAACGTCTACCTGCTCAACCACCCCTGGCAGGACGGCTTCGCGACCGCTGTCCACCTCAGCCTCGACCTGCGTACCGGTGCCTTCCGGATCTGGACCGCCGGCCATCCGCCCGCCCTGCACTGGCGGGCCGGCGCCGGCCGCTGGAAGCCGCTCGACTCCGAGGGGCCGATGCTGGGCCTGATCCCCGACGGCGACTTCGTCTGCTCCGACGGCGTCCTGCGCCCCGGTGACGCCCTGATGCTCTACACCGACGGCATGGTCGAGACCCGGACCGACGACATCGGGATCGGCATCGACCGGCTGATCGGGCAGGCCGACCGGCAGCTGCGCAGCAACTTCACGGGTGGCGCGGCCAAGCTGGTCGATTCCACCGGCAGCCGCGGCGACGACCGGGCGCTGCTTCTGGTCTGGCGCGACTGA
- a CDS encoding ribose-5-phosphate isomerase, giving the protein MRVHLGTDHAGLELKQHLISWLETHGHEPVDHGAFVYDAQDDYPVFCLRAAAAVAADHGSLGVVIGGSGNGEQIAANKVKGVRAALVWNHDTAVLARQHNDANVISVGGRMHTVEEMTGFVELFLATPFSGEERHVRRIKMLTDYEVTGDLPALPASAEGHTATPDADA; this is encoded by the coding sequence ATGCGCGTCCACCTCGGCACCGACCATGCCGGCCTCGAGCTCAAGCAGCACCTCATCTCGTGGCTGGAGACCCACGGCCACGAGCCCGTCGACCACGGGGCGTTCGTCTACGACGCCCAGGACGACTACCCCGTCTTCTGCCTGCGCGCGGCCGCGGCGGTGGCGGCCGACCACGGCAGCCTCGGTGTCGTGATCGGCGGATCCGGCAACGGCGAGCAGATCGCAGCCAACAAGGTGAAGGGGGTGCGCGCTGCCCTCGTGTGGAACCACGACACCGCCGTCCTCGCCCGCCAGCACAACGACGCCAACGTGATCTCGGTCGGCGGCCGGATGCACACCGTGGAGGAGATGACCGGGTTCGTCGAGCTGTTCCTCGCCACCCCGTTCTCCGGCGAGGAGCGCCACGTCCGCCGGATCAAGATGCTCACCGACTACGAGGTCACCGGCGACCTGCCCGCCCTGCCGGCCTCCGCCGAGGGCCACACCGCCACCCCGGACGCCGATGCCTGA
- the metG gene encoding methionine--tRNA ligase — protein MTHVLSAVAWPYANGPRHIGHVAGFGVPSDVFSRYMRMAGHDVLMVSGTDEHGTPILVAADAAGVSAKQLADKNNAVIVQDLLDLGLSYDLFTRTTTGNHYRVVQELFTTVHRNGYMVEKTTKGAVSPSTGRTLPDRYIEGTCPICGYGEARGDQCDNCGNQLDPTDLIDPRSKINGETPTFVETQHFFLDLPALADALSSYVRGREEGGTWRPNVIKFSLNLIEDLRPRAMTRDIDWGIPVPVDGWRDNPTKRLYVWFDAVIGYLSASIEWARRLAEQDGGDPERWREWWNDPEALSYYFMGKDNIVFHSVIWPAELLAYDGKGALGGEPGPFGDLQLPTEIVSSEFMTMESKQFSTSRGHVILVGDMLARYQPDALRYFICAAGPETSDADFTWADFVQRTNSELVAGWGNLVNRTATMIAKSFGEIPAAGPLEPVDEAVLSAVRSAFGTVGDLVGRQRLRAGIAEAMRVVGEVNRYLTATEPYKMKDDAQRERLGTVLHVAAQCVLDCNTLLAPFLPFSANAVWTTYGGEGVFMPMPVVEHVEDLDPEEGAGLHVYPIITGDYTGTPPWASRPVTVGAKVEKPTPIFTKLDPGVVAEELARLAD, from the coding sequence ATGACCCACGTCCTGTCCGCCGTCGCCTGGCCGTACGCCAACGGCCCGCGCCACATCGGCCACGTGGCCGGTTTCGGCGTGCCGTCCGACGTCTTCAGCCGCTACATGCGGATGGCCGGTCACGACGTGCTGATGGTGTCCGGCACCGACGAGCACGGCACCCCGATCCTGGTCGCGGCGGACGCTGCCGGCGTGTCCGCCAAGCAGCTCGCCGACAAGAACAACGCGGTGATCGTGCAGGACCTCCTGGACCTCGGCCTGTCCTACGACCTGTTCACCCGGACCACGACCGGCAACCACTACCGCGTGGTGCAGGAGCTCTTCACCACCGTGCACCGCAACGGCTACATGGTGGAGAAGACCACCAAGGGCGCGGTCAGCCCGTCGACCGGCCGCACGCTCCCGGACCGCTACATCGAGGGCACCTGCCCGATCTGCGGGTACGGCGAGGCGCGGGGCGACCAGTGCGACAACTGCGGCAACCAGCTCGACCCGACCGACCTGATCGACCCGCGCAGCAAGATCAACGGCGAGACACCGACGTTCGTGGAGACCCAGCACTTCTTCCTCGACCTGCCGGCGCTCGCCGACGCGCTCTCGTCGTACGTCCGCGGGCGCGAGGAGGGCGGCACCTGGCGCCCCAACGTCATCAAGTTCTCCCTGAACCTGATCGAGGACCTCCGGCCGCGAGCGATGACCCGCGACATCGACTGGGGCATCCCGGTCCCGGTCGACGGGTGGCGGGACAACCCGACCAAGCGGCTCTACGTGTGGTTCGACGCGGTGATCGGCTACCTGTCCGCCTCCATCGAGTGGGCGCGACGGCTGGCCGAGCAGGACGGCGGCGACCCCGAGCGCTGGCGAGAGTGGTGGAACGACCCGGAGGCCCTGTCCTACTACTTCATGGGCAAGGACAACATCGTCTTCCACTCGGTGATCTGGCCCGCCGAGCTCCTGGCGTACGACGGGAAGGGTGCGCTGGGTGGCGAGCCCGGGCCGTTCGGCGACCTCCAGCTGCCCACCGAGATCGTCTCCAGCGAGTTCATGACCATGGAGAGCAAGCAGTTCTCCACCAGCCGCGGTCACGTGATCCTGGTCGGCGACATGCTGGCCCGCTACCAGCCCGACGCGCTGCGCTACTTCATCTGCGCCGCCGGGCCGGAGACCTCCGACGCCGACTTCACCTGGGCGGACTTCGTCCAGCGCACCAACTCCGAGCTGGTGGCGGGCTGGGGCAACCTGGTCAACCGCACGGCCACGATGATCGCGAAGAGCTTCGGCGAGATCCCGGCCGCGGGTCCGCTCGAGCCGGTCGACGAGGCCGTGCTGTCGGCGGTCCGCTCGGCCTTCGGCACCGTCGGAGACCTGGTCGGGCGGCAGCGCCTGCGCGCCGGCATCGCGGAGGCGATGCGCGTGGTCGGCGAGGTGAACCGGTACCTCACCGCCACCGAGCCCTACAAGATGAAGGACGACGCGCAGCGGGAGCGGCTCGGTACCGTGCTCCACGTGGCGGCCCAGTGCGTGCTCGACTGCAACACCCTGCTCGCGCCGTTCCTGCCGTTCTCCGCCAACGCCGTGTGGACGACGTACGGCGGCGAGGGCGTGTTCATGCCGATGCCCGTGGTCGAGCACGTCGAGGACCTCGACCCCGAGGAGGGGGCCGGCCTCCACGTCTACCCGATCATCACCGGCGACTACACCGGCACGCCGCCCTGGGCGAGCCGGCCGGTCACGGTCGGGGCGAAGGTCGAGAAGCCCACCCCGATCTTCACCAAGCTGGACCCCGGCGTGGTCGCCGAGGAGCTGGCCCGGCTCGCGGACTGA